A region of Lacinutrix sp. Hel_I_90 DNA encodes the following proteins:
- the mutL gene encoding DNA mismatch repair endonuclease MutL — protein MADIIQLLPDHVANQIAAGEVVQRPASVVKELLENAIDAGAATIKLIIKDAGKTLVQVIDDGNGMSVTDARLSFERHATSKIRTADDLFQLNTKGFRGEALASIAAIAHVELKTKQEGDDVGTCIVIEGSAVQSQEVVVTPKGTSLSVKNLFFNIPARRNFLKSNVVETRHIIDEFHRVALAHPSIGFVMFHNGSEVFNLPESNYRQRIVNIFGTKTNEKLVPVNEDTEVLKISGFVGKPEFAKKSRGEQFFFVNDRFIKSAYLNHAIGSAFDGLLKDGAHASYFLNLKVNPQTIDINIHPTKTEIKFDDEHTLYAILRSAVKHSLGQFNIAPVLDFERDANLDTPYSYQQKGTPSVTVDRSFNPFADEKQGATNQTSNYRKEPAAHWESLYVGLESKGTQTRQDYSEVHYESEQKNASIFDNGTPVEQKQSTYQFHNKYVVSTVKSGVLFIDQHRAHQRILYEDFLKNITVKEAMSQQLLFPLQLHFSPQEIEIISQLKADLEHTGFVFQTLEEELVEITGVPVSVPESEVSIILEQLISDVENEVPDSNFSATDLLAKSLAKTLAVKTGQSLTVPEQEHLVNALFACKAPSVSPTNRATFITMTVDELDKKFV, from the coding sequence ATGGCAGATATTATTCAGCTTTTACCAGATCATGTTGCTAATCAAATCGCAGCAGGAGAAGTCGTGCAACGACCTGCTTCTGTAGTGAAAGAATTACTTGAAAACGCCATAGATGCTGGTGCAGCCACTATTAAATTGATTATTAAAGACGCAGGAAAAACCCTGGTTCAGGTTATTGATGACGGTAATGGGATGAGCGTAACAGATGCGCGATTAAGTTTCGAACGTCATGCCACGTCTAAAATTAGAACAGCCGATGATCTCTTTCAATTAAATACAAAAGGATTTCGAGGCGAAGCTTTAGCGAGTATTGCAGCCATAGCCCATGTAGAGTTGAAGACTAAGCAGGAAGGAGATGATGTTGGAACCTGCATCGTTATTGAAGGTAGTGCAGTACAATCACAAGAGGTTGTTGTGACTCCAAAAGGAACCTCTCTTTCTGTGAAAAACCTTTTTTTTAATATTCCTGCAAGACGTAATTTTTTAAAATCTAACGTTGTAGAAACACGCCATATTATAGATGAATTTCATCGTGTGGCTTTAGCGCATCCTAGTATTGGATTCGTGATGTTTCATAACGGCAGCGAAGTGTTTAATTTACCAGAAAGTAATTATAGACAGCGTATTGTTAATATTTTCGGAACCAAAACGAACGAGAAATTAGTACCTGTAAACGAAGATACAGAAGTGCTTAAAATTTCTGGATTTGTTGGAAAACCTGAGTTTGCTAAAAAATCTAGAGGAGAGCAATTCTTTTTTGTTAATGACCGGTTTATTAAAAGCGCCTATTTAAATCATGCGATAGGTTCGGCTTTTGACGGCTTATTAAAAGATGGAGCACATGCTAGTTATTTCTTGAATTTAAAAGTGAATCCGCAAACCATAGATATTAATATTCATCCTACAAAAACAGAGATTAAGTTTGACGATGAGCATACCCTATATGCTATATTGCGCTCAGCAGTAAAACATAGTTTAGGGCAATTTAATATTGCGCCAGTTTTAGACTTTGAGCGAGATGCCAATTTAGACACGCCCTATAGCTATCAGCAAAAAGGCACACCTTCTGTGACTGTAGATAGGAGTTTTAATCCTTTTGCAGATGAAAAGCAAGGCGCTACAAATCAAACCTCAAATTATAGAAAAGAACCCGCCGCCCATTGGGAAAGCCTCTATGTAGGTTTAGAAAGCAAAGGCACCCAAACACGACAAGATTACAGTGAAGTACATTATGAAAGTGAGCAAAAAAACGCTTCTATTTTTGATAATGGCACTCCAGTGGAACAGAAACAAAGCACCTACCAATTTCATAATAAATATGTGGTAAGTACTGTAAAATCTGGTGTGTTATTTATCGATCAACATCGTGCACATCAACGAATACTGTATGAAGATTTTTTAAAGAATATTACCGTTAAAGAAGCAATGAGTCAGCAGCTCTTGTTCCCGCTACAATTGCATTTTTCGCCACAGGAAATTGAAATTATCAGTCAGCTAAAAGCCGATTTGGAGCATACTGGATTTGTGTTTCAAACCTTAGAAGAAGAATTAGTAGAGATCACAGGTGTCCCTGTAAGTGTTCCTGAAAGTGAAGTGTCCATTATTTTAGAACAATTAATAAGTGATGTTGAAAACGAAGTGCCAGATAGCAATTTTAGTGCGACTGATTTGTTAGCAAAATCCTTAGCTAAAACTTTGGCTGTTAAAACGGGGCAATCACTTACAGTACCTGAACAAGAACATTTGGTGAATGCGTTGTTTGCGTGTAAAGCACCTAGCGTATCACCTACCAACAGGGCCACATTTATAACGATGACTGTTGATGAACTGGATAAAAAATTTGTGTAA
- a CDS encoding endonuclease/exonuclease/phosphatase family protein, whose amino-acid sequence MKGLTFFDKVLFFINSIVAFALLLSYLLPFLPPKTFSALSVIGLGAPFLIVLNALFFVYWLIKIKKQLLLSLLVLVIGYFSFGSLYKFSQSKMVEDENNISVMNYNVRLFNLYEWISEKNTRQKLVDFIKEEAPDVLSIQEYHKREIIDLSQYQYKYEKLLGKQKTYGQAIFSKFPIVHSGSVEFPNTSNNAIYADIVKGKDTIRIYNIHLQSLHIDADIEDLVKEDGEKLFEGAGQTFKTQQFQAELFLRHKKQCPYKMIVCGDFNNTAFSYVYKEIKNGLKDSFKVAGNGFGRTYNFKFFPMRIDFILADKAFAINGFKTYDVEYSDHYPVMATLSLQ is encoded by the coding sequence ATGAAGGGACTAACGTTTTTTGATAAAGTATTATTCTTCATTAACTCAATCGTTGCATTTGCATTATTGTTATCGTACCTGTTACCTTTTTTACCTCCAAAAACATTTTCGGCCTTATCTGTAATAGGCTTAGGCGCACCCTTTCTTATTGTTTTAAATGCTTTGTTTTTTGTGTATTGGTTGATAAAAATCAAAAAACAGTTGCTATTATCGCTATTGGTCTTAGTAATTGGTTATTTTTCTTTTGGATCCTTGTATAAGTTTTCGCAATCTAAAATGGTTGAAGATGAAAATAATATTTCAGTAATGAATTATAACGTGCGGTTGTTTAATTTGTATGAATGGATTTCAGAAAAAAACACCAGACAAAAACTTGTTGATTTTATAAAAGAAGAAGCACCAGACGTTTTGTCTATTCAAGAGTATCACAAACGTGAAATCATAGATTTATCACAATACCAATATAAATATGAAAAACTATTGGGTAAACAAAAAACGTATGGTCAAGCTATTTTTTCAAAATTTCCAATTGTACATTCTGGTTCAGTAGAATTTCCAAACACCTCAAATAACGCTATTTATGCTGATATCGTTAAAGGGAAAGATACCATTCGCATTTATAATATACATTTACAATCGTTGCATATTGATGCCGATATTGAAGATCTAGTTAAAGAGGACGGTGAGAAACTATTCGAGGGTGCAGGACAAACCTTTAAAACCCAGCAGTTTCAAGCCGAATTATTTTTACGGCACAAAAAGCAGTGTCCCTATAAAATGATTGTTTGTGGTGATTTTAATAATACAGCATTCTCTTATGTATACAAGGAAATAAAAAACGGTTTAAAAGACAGCTTTAAAGTGGCTGGTAATGGATTTGGAAGAACGTATAACTTTAAGTTTTTTCCAATGCGTATTGATTTTATATTGGCTGATAAAGCGTTTGCTATAAACGGTTTTAAAACCTACGATGTAGAGTATAGTGATCATTATCCTGTAATGGCTACTTTGAGTCTTCAGTAG
- a CDS encoding rhomboid family intramembrane serine protease, which yields MSDLIEDIKYKLARLNILEKLIVINVGLFLFSLVFRRIVPTVFSYFELPPDLFDALMQPWSIISYAFLHYGFWHLLFNMIWLYYCSRMILNLFKPKTAVNIYFIGAIAGGLLFLLCYNVFPSFFSQSYGPLVGASAAVRALFIFLCAYNPHSEIRLLNFNIKLWYIGAALVVFDVIGVFGLNSGGNLAHLGGALLGYVYAKQLAKGNDIGKGFERFTAVLAGWFKTGKKGNLKTVHKKKSKVGGYTQGEFSGLNKQKQIDAILDKISKSGYDSLTAAEKEFLFKVGK from the coding sequence ATGAGTGACCTGATAGAAGATATTAAATACAAACTAGCAAGATTAAATATTCTTGAAAAACTAATCGTTATTAACGTTGGTCTCTTTCTTTTTAGTTTAGTTTTTAGGCGTATTGTTCCAACTGTTTTTAGTTATTTTGAACTGCCTCCCGATTTATTTGATGCGTTAATGCAACCTTGGTCAATTATTAGTTATGCCTTTTTGCACTATGGCTTTTGGCATCTACTATTTAACATGATTTGGTTGTATTACTGTTCGCGCATGATTTTAAATCTTTTTAAGCCTAAAACAGCGGTAAATATCTATTTTATAGGTGCTATTGCTGGCGGATTATTATTTCTGCTTTGCTATAACGTGTTTCCTTCATTCTTTTCACAAAGCTATGGTCCACTGGTTGGTGCTAGTGCCGCTGTTCGTGCGCTTTTTATATTTTTATGTGCTTATAATCCTCACAGTGAGATTAGGCTATTAAATTTTAACATCAAGCTTTGGTACATTGGAGCCGCTTTAGTCGTTTTTGATGTTATAGGAGTGTTCGGTTTAAATAGTGGTGGTAATCTTGCCCATTTAGGTGGAGCGCTATTAGGCTATGTTTATGCAAAACAACTCGCAAAGGGCAATGATATTGGTAAAGGTTTTGAGCGTTTTACAGCGGTGTTAGCCGGTTGGTTTAAAACTGGCAAAAAAGGCAATCTTAAAACAGTACATAAAAAGAAATCAAAAGTGGGTGGGTATACTCAGGGTGAGTTTAGTGGCTTAAATAAACAGAAGCAAATTGACGCCATTTTAGATAAAATTAGTAAAAGTGGCTACGATAGCCTAACTGCTGCCGAAAAAGAATTTTTGTTTAAAGTTGGTAAATAA
- the ribH gene encoding 6,7-dimethyl-8-ribityllumazine synthase, whose protein sequence is MATVNNNLSEYDKASIPNASNYRFGIVVSEWNDTITEGLFKGAYDTLIENNVEPGNITRWNVPGSFELIYGCKKMQRQRVDVVIAIGSVIQGETKHFDFVCEGVAQGIKDLNVLHDVPVIFCVLTDNNKQQGLDRSGGIHGNKGTEAAVAAIKMAFLNEQ, encoded by the coding sequence ATGGCAACAGTAAATAATAATTTATCTGAATATGATAAAGCATCAATCCCAAACGCGAGTAACTATCGGTTTGGGATTGTTGTTTCAGAATGGAATGATACAATCACCGAAGGTTTATTTAAAGGGGCTTACGACACCTTAATTGAAAACAATGTGGAACCAGGAAACATTACGCGTTGGAACGTGCCTGGAAGCTTTGAACTTATCTATGGTTGTAAGAAAATGCAACGACAACGAGTAGATGTGGTAATCGCTATTGGGTCTGTTATTCAAGGAGAAACCAAACATTTTGATTTTGTTTGTGAAGGTGTAGCTCAAGGAATTAAGGACCTGAATGTATTACATGATGTTCCTGTTATTTTTTGTGTTTTGACAGATAACAATAAGCAACAAGGCCTAGACCGCTCTGGCGGAATTCACGGTAATAAAGGTACTGAAGCTGCGGTGGCTGCCATTAAGATGGCTTTTTTAAACGAGCAGTAA
- a CDS encoding WbqC family protein, producing MNLLIHPTYFPSIATFVAIVKAEGVVLEIQDNYQKQTYRNRCYIYGANGKLQLSVPVVYSQKNRAKYAEVKIANEYNWQDIHWKSLESAYRTSPFFEFYADELEPLFTETFDTLLEFNMKCFAIVCDCLQLYLTFSQTESFDKAPQNINDLRGLVDAKKEKRHAFENYTQVFSNKHGYISNLSILDLLFNEGPNALFYLESQKIY from the coding sequence ATGAACCTCTTAATCCATCCCACATACTTTCCTAGCATCGCGACATTTGTCGCTATAGTAAAGGCAGAAGGTGTGGTGTTGGAAATCCAGGACAACTACCAGAAACAAACGTATAGAAACCGTTGCTATATTTATGGCGCTAATGGAAAGTTACAATTAAGTGTTCCTGTTGTTTATTCCCAAAAAAACAGAGCGAAATATGCTGAAGTTAAAATTGCTAATGAATACAATTGGCAAGATATTCATTGGAAATCTTTAGAATCGGCTTACAGAACTTCTCCTTTTTTTGAGTTCTATGCAGATGAATTAGAACCCTTGTTTACTGAAACCTTTGATACGCTTTTGGAGTTTAATATGAAATGCTTTGCCATTGTTTGTGATTGTCTTCAATTATATTTAACCTTTAGTCAAACAGAATCTTTTGATAAAGCACCTCAAAACATTAACGATTTAAGAGGTTTAGTAGACGCTAAAAAAGAAAAACGTCACGCTTTTGAAAATTACACGCAAGTGTTTAGCAACAAACACGGTTACATAAGTAACTTAAGTATTTTAGACCTCTTGTTTAATGAAGGCCCAAATGCTCTATTCTATTTAGAATCTCAAAAAATCTACTAA
- a CDS encoding rhomboid family intramembrane serine protease produces the protein MIKITETVKHLLIINVILFVATLIGSNEFLYKWLALYFPANDLFKPWQIVSHMFMHGGFMHLLFNMFALWMFGSAVEQSLGAKRFIVLYFAAGLGAVLFQLGYHYFNYSYLLSELQASGISFERVMDIMNTGQWNFQTTTLQTEQINSFYQTYKSSMVGASGCIMGVLVAFGMLNPNAELMLIFLPIPIKAKYFIPGIILLDVISALTGQSFFSPSNTAYMAHVGGAFVGFIIMYFWKNDTFNKYRID, from the coding sequence ATGATTAAGATTACTGAAACCGTTAAGCATTTATTGATTATTAATGTCATTTTATTTGTCGCCACTCTTATTGGTAGCAATGAATTCTTATATAAATGGTTAGCCTTATATTTCCCTGCTAACGATTTGTTTAAACCATGGCAGATTGTGTCTCATATGTTTATGCATGGTGGTTTTATGCATTTACTGTTTAATATGTTTGCGTTATGGATGTTTGGCTCTGCTGTTGAACAGAGTTTAGGTGCTAAACGCTTTATTGTTTTATATTTCGCGGCAGGTTTAGGCGCTGTTTTATTTCAGTTAGGATACCATTATTTTAATTATTCTTATTTACTTTCAGAGTTGCAAGCTTCAGGAATATCATTTGAACGTGTTATGGATATTATGAATACAGGTCAATGGAATTTTCAGACGACAACTTTACAAACAGAACAAATAAATAGCTTTTATCAAACATACAAGTCTTCAATGGTTGGAGCCTCGGGCTGTATTATGGGTGTTTTGGTAGCTTTTGGGATGCTTAATCCCAATGCTGAACTGATGCTCATTTTCTTGCCAATTCCTATTAAAGCGAAATATTTTATTCCAGGAATTATACTACTAGATGTGATATCGGCGTTAACAGGTCAGTCCTTTTTTAGTCCAAGTAATACCGCATATATGGCACACGTTGGGGGTGCATTTGTAGGCTTCATAATTATGTATTTTTGGAAAAATGATACATTTAATAAATACAGAATCGATTAA
- a CDS encoding DUF6122 family protein, translating into MLQSSIHYGIHFLAPLVVALLFFKSYWVKAYIIMVLAIIIDLDHLLATPVFDSNRCSINYHPLHTYYAMVLYLLLLFPKKTRLVGLGLVMHIIADSADCYMM; encoded by the coding sequence ATGTTGCAGTCCAGCATTCACTATGGAATTCATTTTTTAGCACCGCTTGTTGTAGCTCTTCTATTTTTTAAATCGTATTGGGTCAAGGCGTATATTATAATGGTTTTAGCAATAATAATAGATTTAGATCACCTATTGGCTACTCCTGTTTTTGATAGCAATCGCTGCAGTATTAATTACCATCCACTACACACTTACTATGCTATGGTGCTTTACTTGTTGCTCTTATTTCCTAAGAAAACCAGACTGGTAGGCTTGGGTTTAGTGATGCATATTATAGCAGATAGTGCCGATTGTTATATGATGTGA
- the lepB gene encoding signal peptidase I, with product MNGTQWLIFFMIIQVIHGLGTWKLYVKAGRQAWEAFVPVYNAVILMKIIRRPWWWTILLFLPIVNLIMFPVVWVETARSFGKNTNLDTFLAIITLGFYNFYLNYAAKDVIYIEDRSLQPRSSAGDWVSSILFAIVAATIVHTYFVQPFVIPSSSLEKSLLIGDFLFVSKVNYGARVPMTTVALPMVHDSIPLTKSKSYLFNDDFEARKTSWKNKLQLPYLRFPGFEKIDRNEIVVFNQPADTLLDMNDFTPDRNYYKPIDKKTNLVKRCIGTPGDTLEIKKGYAYINGKKNELPDRAKLQFFHTIKTKANIQTLFNKYGITESQETPVFEVKSEFWNDEKFQEYLKTDNIALDVVASDSLTTRVTGGMTQRIFDKLKVKIVDKFYNANMTEELAAQIAKDPAVSSVEKVNSKTPNSNLFPQDSEYTFSVDNFGPVVIPASGKSIDLTIKNLPLYKRVISEYEGNNVTSRGNQILINGEVVTNYTFKQNYYWMMGDNRQNSIDSRFWGFVPFDHVVGKPVLIWFSYDWKTKSIRWDRLFTTVHGNGKPVSYLIPVLLLIGAIVAFNRFRKRKKVTK from the coding sequence ATGAATGGTACACAATGGTTAATTTTTTTCATGATAATACAAGTCATTCATGGCTTAGGTACTTGGAAATTATATGTGAAGGCTGGCCGACAAGCATGGGAAGCTTTTGTTCCTGTTTACAATGCTGTTATTCTAATGAAAATTATTAGACGCCCATGGTGGTGGACCATCTTACTTTTTTTACCGATTGTAAACCTAATTATGTTTCCTGTTGTTTGGGTAGAAACGGCCCGTAGTTTTGGAAAAAACACTAATTTGGATACCTTTTTAGCAATAATCACTTTAGGATTTTATAATTTCTATTTAAACTATGCTGCTAAAGATGTCATTTATATAGAAGACCGCAGTTTGCAACCAAGATCAAGTGCAGGCGATTGGGTAAGTTCTATTTTATTTGCAATTGTGGCTGCAACTATTGTGCATACTTATTTTGTTCAACCTTTTGTGATTCCGTCTTCTTCTTTAGAAAAATCACTTTTAATTGGTGACTTCCTTTTTGTGAGTAAAGTAAATTATGGTGCCAGAGTCCCAATGACAACCGTTGCTCTTCCAATGGTTCACGATTCCATTCCTTTGACTAAAAGTAAATCGTATTTATTTAATGATGATTTTGAAGCACGCAAAACCTCGTGGAAAAATAAGTTACAATTGCCTTATTTACGTTTTCCGGGCTTCGAGAAAATAGACCGTAATGAAATCGTTGTATTTAATCAACCAGCAGATACCTTGCTGGATATGAATGATTTTACACCAGACCGAAACTATTACAAACCTATAGACAAGAAAACCAACCTGGTTAAACGTTGTATAGGAACTCCTGGAGACACCCTTGAAATTAAAAAGGGGTATGCCTATATAAACGGAAAGAAAAATGAATTACCAGATCGTGCTAAGCTTCAGTTTTTTCATACGATAAAGACTAAAGCTAATATTCAAACCCTTTTTAATAAATATGGCATTACTGAAAGTCAAGAAACTCCTGTTTTTGAAGTGAAATCTGAATTTTGGAATGATGAGAAATTTCAGGAGTATTTAAAAACAGATAATATTGCTTTAGATGTTGTGGCTTCAGATTCTTTAACCACAAGAGTTACTGGGGGAATGACACAAAGAATTTTCGATAAATTAAAAGTAAAGATTGTCGATAAGTTCTATAATGCGAATATGACTGAAGAACTTGCCGCCCAAATAGCGAAAGATCCAGCTGTATCTTCTGTTGAAAAGGTGAACTCTAAAACGCCCAACAGCAACTTATTTCCTCAAGACTCTGAGTATACTTTTAGTGTTGATAATTTTGGTCCTGTAGTCATTCCTGCATCTGGAAAAAGTATTGATTTAACCATAAAAAACCTTCCGCTTTACAAACGTGTTATTAGTGAATATGAAGGTAATAATGTAACCTCTAGAGGCAATCAAATTTTAATTAATGGTGAAGTTGTAACCAACTACACCTTTAAACAAAATTATTATTGGATGATGGGTGACAACAGACAAAACTCTATTGACTCACGCTTTTGGGGGTTTGTACCTTTTGATCATGTGGTTGGAAAACCTGTTTTAATTTGGTTTAGTTACGACTGGAAGACAAAAAGCATCCGTTGGGACAGATTATTTACAACCGTTCATGGTAATGGCAAACCGGTCTCTTACTTAATACCTGTGCTCTTATTAATTGGTGCAATAGTAGCCTTTAATCGGTTTAGAAAGCGTAAAAAAGTGACCAAGTAG